Genomic window (Clarias gariepinus isolate MV-2021 ecotype Netherlands chromosome 4, CGAR_prim_01v2, whole genome shotgun sequence):
TTGCCGTACATTTACAACTCCCAAACTGAAATAATACAACAATAATAGATGAACCTTGTTGAAAAATGCAGCTTGATCTGATCTGCTATAGCAGCTGTTATAAAAGAGCCAGAGCTGCTCAtctggtgccttttttttttactttaaggaTGCATTGGGCTTATATTTTACCTCAAAACCTCAACCCTAGAgctgcgaggccacagtgctaaccactcagCAACTTGTGTTTTTCATAATAACGTAGTTGAGttaaaccattttaattcaattttaagcAAATGTAAGTTTGAGCTTAATCCCAAAGTAATTAAttccaaataatttaaaaccagTGACACTTTATACTGACCCATATTGATATAGAGCTtcttgtcttattttttttttattagtcatcACACaaatacaacatacagtacagctaaAGATGAACAGACATGAATTATGAACAAAACAATCATAAGCGTAATGTGAGTATAACTAACAACCAAATTAATTAAGCGTACTAATTATATACTCTGAGTCTTAATAGATCTTTGGATGAGATCTTTAGTAGAAATTAGTTAATGTGAAGATACTTGGAATTACTGTATCTGCTCCagatatgtatatactgtatattacaggaTGTTTACcacatattattttatgatatcTAAttccttatttaaattaattgcaCAACAAAAAATAGGTTAttacataattaatttaaatattgggTCATTTTCAGTTTTCCAAGTGTCTGGATGTTTCCCCCATTTCCCATAGAGACATGGAAACTTGTGATTAGCCTTCATCACAACCACGCTGACGCACGAATCAGGCTTTCTGATGACCTCGCACCAGTCTGGATAATCTACTGGCTGTGGATTGCTGTTGAGTAAAGAGGAAACACAACTGTTATGGTTTATAAATTCTCGATAGCCATTGCATTGGGGAAACATGAGTGCTGGTATCTTGGTTGCAACAAGTTCAATCACTTACTGATCACAGCAACCAACTCCAAAGGgttccatgcacacacagtggTAGCAGTCATTAGTAATCCAGCTGTCACCGATACCAAAGACCTGACCCTGATATTCACAGCTCCCTGTGCATCAATACATAGTGATCACTGCATGATAAATATTGATGTTGCGTTTTTGAAACAGTCAGAtgatacatgtactgtacaatataaataaaacaacttaaaGAAAGGATTTTAcagcacatcatacacacattttatatatgttggCCAGATGCAGAAATTGTAGCTCCAAAAAAACTGTATAGTTTGCATGTTACACTACATGAAATAGTTTGTGACAGTAATAAGTCACAATACGTTATGCTTTATGTTGTATGGGTTACAACAAGCTACACATTACAAAGACACCAAAATAATGAGTGAGACATAGACATTTACTTTTACAAGTGGTCAGTTATAGCAGGATATGACTGTCTTATATGAATGAACACGCtttcacacacaatcatacCTTTAGTGTTGAAGGTACATTCTCCATTGCTGTAGACTGCTAGAGATGGAGGAGTTGTACTCAGTAGacacacaaccacaaacatCACACTTGTTGCAA
Coding sequences:
- the msmp2 gene encoding prostate-associated microseminoprotein — encoded protein: MGANEVIATSVMFVVVCLLSTTPPSLAVYSNGECTFNTKGSCEYQGQVFGIGDSWITNDCYHCVCMEPFGVGCCDHNPQPVDYPDWCEVIRKPDSCVSVVVMKANHKFPCLYGKWGKHPDTWKTENDPIFKLIM